In the genome of Oryzias melastigma strain HK-1 linkage group LG4, ASM292280v2, whole genome shotgun sequence, the window tagccaaaaaataaaaaagaaaggataCCATTGCAGGTTGCCACGCATGATTCTGACATTcctggagaaaaaacaaacaaaaaataaaaactccataaaTCAATTACACAAAGACACAATAACAGCTTCAAAAGCCTGGAAGACCTAACTTTTAGTTTAGGGACGTTAATCAAAAACTTAGCAAATGCTGActtaaaatagactgaataaaTAGACTTTTAATAATATAGAATGATTGgaatcaaagcaagaataatgcACAAAAAAGACAGCCTAGAGATTTATATCCATAATTAAACAAGGTAATTAGGTATAATTGATTAGAAAATGGTCAAACATTCAACAAATAACTCGTAAAATGATTACTCTTACTTGTAAATAAGCACATTTGTCTTTTGTGCAAGACATGACACAATCAAACTCTTAACTATTGAGATAGTCACATGAAATTAATAGATGGGTGTATAATCCCTacttagaaaaataataaaaaactaaccTTTGTGAATAAACGTGTTGGATCATGTATTTCCATATTGGCCTGCCACTCCCAGCACACAGTCTGGAAAGGCAAAAGGCAACATTTGATGCGAGAAGACATTAAAGGATTcaagaaaacttgaaaactcACGTTTTCAAATAGTCGTCGTTTGGAAGACTGTCCGGAGGCAGATTAAACTCTTCTGTCGCCCAGCGTCTCAACTCCTTTACAAGGTTTTTATCCGACATCCTGACTGAAAAGaagctagctaaaaaaatacGAAAACGACGCTAGCTAAATCATGtacgaaaacaaaaaaaatagctaaaactacaaaacaaacaGCTAACAAGGTTTCCTTGGGCTTTGGAAAAACGGTCTACTCAGCTCGCTCTTAATATTGCtgcttattttctttgtttacatcatACCGACGCAGTACGATAAACGCTCACACTCCACTGAATTCTTCTCATATCCTACTTGAAGTTCCCGCCCGCCCTTGCTCGCTCTAACTCTTCTTCGTGGATCCAAATCCGGGGTTGGCGGCTCATTACCGCCACCACCTGTTGGAGTTCAGAAGTACACCACGTTGACAAAATTCACATAATTTTGAATCTCATTTGACATTTTGACAATCTTCATCATTCTTTTATGTCAAgcgcgtcaaactcaatcaaactctactgactttagctaattatcacaaaaaatgaatgaaccaaatgtgacataagtgtgttttatttttgttttctatttcctAAGCACTGCATTTAATTgcttctgtaatgagtttgaaataattgtgtgttttgtcctgtttttttcaatctatgcttgaaataaaccaatcaatcaaacaatgggccaaaatccaaaacacaccatagcttgtgggccgaacaggataaacatttaatgaaaactttaaaactacatttaaaaactgtaactttttaacatagttatgaataataaaaaggcaggaatattattccagaataaatcaatttaaataaatttcaatattttaccctccatgaaagcaaatattctgtcaaaattatacaagttagcaagttagaaataagcacaagataacattgggtgactaataacaataaaataaaatgatctggaggatcCGGCCCCCTGGTCTTTACTTTGACACGTGTTGTATGTGATATTGTTCTATACTATCCAAGAGGTTCCTATGCTCTCTGATATTTCTTTCAACCTCAATGAAAACAATCTCTAAGCGTTTGCCTCAAGTTTTCTGATAATTTTGACTATGAAAGGGTCAATGTCCTGTAAATGAATCCTTTAGCTCCTTTTTctagaaaacattacatttaatgTTAGTAATTCACAGTTTACTCAATGCTGTAAGAGAGTAATaaccatttaaaatgaaaaaaataaagaacacgattttaatttgaagagtttttagtgaaaaaaaatagtacaattaaacacaaacaaaaggtCTTGCACGttaaaagtttatatttgacgactatttacaacaaaatatcTGTATCTTTGTtgataaatgtgcaaaaacatagCATAAATGTGAAGTGTATGCAGATCAGTTCTCTGCTCCCTGACTCCTCTTAAGGTGTTGATGAAACTGCCAGTGACAGTTTCTCTCTGGCTGCAGGCATAGACCCACATCACAAGTCCAACACTTCCAGGGGGTGCTCTTGCTGCAGACTTTGCAGCGTCGTCGCCCCATGCTGGCCCTCTGCGATTTGGTCTGTCCACTCCTTGTGGGGACAGGTAGGTGCTGATCCGGGTTCTTTTGAAGGTCACTTTTCAAGTCAACCCCGAGCAGGTGTGCAGCGACCTCTTCCAGGAACTGCTGACGAGTCAGCGGCTTCTCCCGCAGGCTTTCACAGCGAGTCTTGTGGATGACGAAGGAGTTCGTCACAGCAATGTCAACCAGATGATGGAAAACCATGATGGGCCATCTCCTGGTTTTCCGTCGGACTGCGCTTGTCCCAATCATCTGGTCCGAAGTGTCGACTCCTTCCGTGTACTTGTTGAACACCGTAACTGCAGTAGGTTTGGGGAAAGAACTTGTTTGTTTTGACATCTAGAATGTTGgtatttattacagttttttaggctatttttgagtttagctaatattttagctgcatgctagctattctggccaatttaggctttttttgcttgtttttttagacagttttgaaatttagccaatatttattctacatgctaactgttttggttaacaaaggcttttcttttttttttaggctttttggaagtttagctaatatttcagctgtgtgttagctgttttggcaaatttaggcttttccctttttaggctaatttggagtttagctaacaattcagctccatgctagctgttgtggctatcTTAGGCTCTTTTTTGCCAACATTTTAattacatgccagctgttttgtctaatttatttttttcagttttttagactattttggagtttagctaatattttaattccATGCTTGCTGTTTAGGCTAACTAgcgcttttttgttttttaggctagtttggagtttagctaatatttctgctacatgctagctattttggctgatttaggcttttttgtttgtttgtttttttagacttttggaATTTGTtcactatttcagctacatgctagtagttttggctaatttaggcttttgtttgttttcaggctaatttggagtttagctaatatttcagctacatgctagctattttggctgatttaggcttttttgtttgtttttttttagacttttgtaTTGTATccactatttcagctacatgctagttgttttggataacatatttttgctttttaggccattttggagtttagataatactTCAActgcacgctagctgttttggctaatttaggcttttggggtttttttcaggctaatttggagcttagctaatatttcagttacatgctagctatcatggctaatttatgcttttttgtagaatttttttaaattattttggagttcagccattatttctgctacatggtagctgttttggctaactttgacttttctcagttttttaggctaatttggcatctaactaatattttatctggctatcagcttcagctatcaacttcagcctttattgctatcaatttcagcatcttcagctatcagcactagcatcttcagctgccaaattcagtttacagcattcacactaacattatcacaggtaatatctaatttttagttagtttaaagctaatgaggGTTAAGATGTGTCTTTTACATCCtttttgtgcatgacccgataagtcgactaatctgaaaaaataatacatgattagtcgactattaaaataatcgtttgtagcagAACAACTACTGCTATTACTAAGTTTGTCATCTAGAAATTAGCTATATAGATAGGCATGCTTTAGGTAAGTATTGTATTTAGGTTAAGTGTGTTTTCAATAATATACAAATAGGATCAATAGCAATATGAATACCTGTCTTCTGCCAGCGCTGCACTGTGTCTCCACTGTACATAGGGTGGATGGTGGAGCACATGGAGACCTCTCTGGTGCCCATCCACTTCACAAATAAAAGGTCGCCATCCCTGATCCAGCGGATACTGCCTGGTGGGGATCTTTTGGTCAAGTCATTTTCTTTGGTGGTGGGGACACCATCTATTCCCTGCCTGTATGAGAAGAAGATGATTACTTGCAGGCCAGGACTTGTATAACTAGTAATATTGGGCAGCTGTTGCACATTACCTGTATATTCCACAAGCTCCAAATCCCTGCTGGCTCAGGTGTCGAAAGAGGACGGGACTAGTGTAAATGTCTGTGTATACAAGATACCCAGACCCCAGGTAGTCTCTGTTGACCAGACTTGAGACTACATCAAAAGAGAGCCCCTTTCCTGATGCCGTCTTAGATTTTCCTGTGTAGAGCTTGAAGTCAACGGTGTAGCCGTTTATGTCTGCTAGCACAAAAAGCTTAAACCTCCGATTTGTTGGCTTGGTCTTCATACATTGTTTTGTCCCAACCATCCTCTCGACCACTGAAAGGTGCTGTTTTG includes:
- the LOC112150915 gene encoding piggyBac transposable element-derived protein 1, encoding MLARRASQVRKPPLSLIGDFETEGATKGVTSGEISFLHFVRSREDAGDGDEVLEDQRGRKHGDVGGSGDVVRDRSRSPHHQRWRTDAEPDDGAPPPLRFNPRCTPGVQLPLNSGNPSPGKIFSYIFDSEVFRLITENTNKNAARNQEKGGKFTWTKMSQREAKKFIGLLLYMSVLDLPRMTDFWRQSTIFHVPFPATVMTRERFMAILSSLHFSDPEKDEENEQKKSTEDYDPLHQVRPLMEMIRTISKTIYHPKQHLSVVERMVGTKQCMKTKPTNRRFKLFVLADINGYTVDFKLYTGKSKTASGKGLSFDVVSSLVNRDYLGSGYLVYTDIYTSPVLFRHLSQQGFGACGIYRQGIDGVPTTKENDLTKRSPPGSIRWIRDGDLLFVKWMGTREVSMCSTIHPMYSGDTVQRWQKTVTVFNKYTEGVDTSDQMIGTSAVRRKTRRWPIMVFHHLVDIAVTNSFVIHKTRCESLREKPLTRQQFLEEVAAHLLGVDLKSDLQKNPDQHLPVPTRSGQTKSQRASMGRRRCKVCSKSTPWKCWTCDVGLCLQPERNCHWQFHQHLKRSQGAEN